One genomic segment of Cellulophaga sp. HaHaR_3_176 includes these proteins:
- a CDS encoding YaiO family outer membrane beta-barrel protein — protein sequence MYSIKKYIFIILVLSFVVSNAQSTFYNGDPDASFISAREIAFAGNRAIARDTLKQILSKYPDYVDVHNLMAKTYSWDGDYDEARKHFNRITSKEKQNKDVWLSTIKNELYAENYSIAIGLSNKALLYLKEDAEILLLKQQATDNLNEPSKQQKVEEQGVSAMVIDSLQKNKIILTASTDVFDAIFDPMYNASISYSRETKYGTIIPRVNYSNRFQTNGVQFEVDGYPKFSNKTYAYLNYGFSDSEIFPSNRAGAELYVNLPKAIEVSGGIRYLDFKTNKVFIYTGSFGAYRGNYFFSLRPYITPSDNNKFNLSGSIIARRYLKDKYNYIGLNASYGVATDLKQFKTGDVVLAETLLYLESQQLLLEYQFTGKNSANVMKGVLGITRQEISFNPGNFFLAGTVGLTYEIKFK from the coding sequence ATGTATAGTATAAAAAAATACATATTTATAATTTTAGTTTTGTCATTTGTAGTTTCAAATGCTCAAAGCACATTTTATAATGGAGACCCTGATGCTTCTTTTATATCAGCTAGAGAAATTGCTTTTGCAGGCAATAGAGCTATAGCTAGAGATACTTTAAAGCAAATATTGTCAAAATACCCAGACTATGTAGATGTACATAATTTAATGGCAAAAACCTATAGTTGGGATGGTGATTATGACGAAGCTAGAAAACATTTTAATAGAATTACATCTAAAGAAAAGCAAAATAAAGATGTTTGGTTATCAACTATTAAAAATGAATTATATGCCGAAAATTATAGCATAGCAATCGGTTTATCAAATAAAGCATTATTGTATTTAAAAGAAGATGCAGAGATTTTATTATTAAAACAACAAGCTACAGATAATTTGAATGAGCCATCAAAGCAACAAAAGGTTGAAGAGCAGGGGGTAAGTGCGATGGTAATAGATTCTCTTCAAAAAAATAAGATAATACTAACGGCTTCTACAGATGTTTTTGATGCTATTTTCGATCCGATGTATAATGCTAGTATTAGCTATAGTAGAGAAACAAAATATGGTACAATAATACCGAGAGTAAATTATAGTAATAGGTTTCAAACAAACGGTGTTCAGTTTGAAGTAGATGGATACCCGAAATTTTCTAATAAAACATATGCATATTTAAATTATGGTTTTTCTGATTCTGAAATATTTCCAAGTAACAGAGCAGGAGCAGAGTTATATGTAAACCTACCCAAAGCTATTGAGGTTTCTGGTGGTATTAGATATTTAGATTTTAAAACAAACAAGGTTTTTATTTATACAGGTTCTTTTGGTGCATACAGGGGCAATTACTTCTTTTCGTTAAGACCTTATATAACGCCTTCAGATAATAATAAGTTTAACCTTTCAGGCTCTATTATTGCTCGTAGATATTTAAAAGATAAATACAATTATATAGGCTTGAATGCTAGTTATGGCGTAGCAACAGATTTAAAGCAATTTAAAACTGGAGATGTTGTATTAGCAGAAACATTATTATACTTAGAATCTCAGCAATTACTGCTTGAGTACCAGTTTACAGGTAAAAATAGCGCCAATGTAATGAAGGGTGTTTTGGGTATTACAAGGCAAGAAATAAGCTTTAATCCTGGTAATTTTTTCTTAGCAGGTACAGTTGGTCTTACCTATGAGATAAAATTCAAGTAA
- a CDS encoding DUF6155 family protein: MSKRALKEYVSSLPKKELELQLIDLYERFSPVKEYYNFIFNPKEDKLMQDAKIKISNEYYPVRRKRPKMRRSIAQNFIKHYIKLGMDVNLITDLMLYNIEIAQSFSSEKKVADTFYKSMVNSFDQAVVFISQHGLLESFKNRIVKIYQEVENQKWPNLEDFSRVLDQID, translated from the coding sequence ATGAGTAAAAGAGCATTAAAAGAGTATGTGTCTAGCTTACCTAAAAAAGAACTAGAACTACAGTTAATAGATCTTTATGAGAGGTTTTCTCCTGTAAAGGAATATTACAATTTTATCTTCAACCCAAAAGAAGATAAGCTCATGCAAGATGCTAAAATTAAAATTTCGAATGAGTATTATCCGGTTCGTAGAAAAAGACCAAAAATGCGTCGTTCTATCGCTCAGAATTTTATAAAGCATTATATAAAATTAGGTATGGATGTAAATTTAATTACAGACCTAATGCTATACAATATTGAAATTGCACAATCATTTTCTTCAGAAAAAAAGGTAGCAGATACGTTCTATAAAAGTATGGTAAACTCTTTTGATCAAGCAGTGGTTTTTATATCACAACATGGCCTGTTAGAAAGTTTTAAAAATAGAATCGTTAAAATCTATCAAGAAGTAGAAAATCAGAAATGGCCTAACCTTGAAGATTTTTCAAGAGTTTTAGATCAAATAGATTAA
- a CDS encoding sulfatase-like hydrolase/transferase — protein MDIKVKVLHRATLRGYTRLIIAYLLCLIILSTYQYIVLFSKGVIDQIFGISYVLAIVHHIGFSALVGLFLVGPFNVLENFKPQLGFNFCFVMLLILLSIESALIGYFTITYVPLGANILGYSFNDIISTVLKSGGFSGYAIIAFAFMAFVFYHLFKFTKTFYKYISKLFPFTFILLSLFLATLMTARKPINDNKTQYMFYNLIAAAFGNSSYESDIEYPLLKNTEHTDVLGDYFNLQEQKPNLVFVIVEGLGADFVGDKAEFGGFTPYIDGLLEKSLYWDNFLSNTGRNYGVIPSLLGSLPFGENGFMDVEDMPNKNTLFSILKNNGYRTSFYMGSNSSFNNMDNFLKSENIDYILDRSKFELAYELQPSDAAGASWGYPDKELYKKAFSVYNTEKQPKLDVFMTLTAHEPFIPPNEEYYENKVEEILVSKSKFNDRTKKIINNNKGVFGSLLYGDEALRDFMTTYKSKPEFNNTIFIITGDHRLVPVPQDNGLSRFHVPFMMYSPMLKSAKKISSVSSHFDVVPTLIAMLSKKYDIDVPLQTAWLGNGIDMNENFRINKNIALMRNKNELKDFISNEHFYSDGDMYTILDNLKLQESEIDDSSLNYLLNNFKSVNTYVTQQNKVIPNSLVIYKMKRENFSKAEMVWINSQFNGNDYDNAYNTARQLAFNKDFDKAILLLKFILSKVPTQIDAKILMGRANAWQGDYNEAELIFKECLVTNPSYHDTYCALLDVWYWSDNNEEVIGISKEIKKNNIDNAELNLKVERAFLQLKNKEEVVSTAKVNLKKEAELASAQ, from the coding sequence ATGGATATAAAAGTAAAAGTTTTACATAGGGCAACTTTACGTGGTTATACAAGGTTAATAATAGCATATTTACTTTGTTTAATTATACTATCTACTTATCAATATATTGTTCTTTTTTCAAAAGGAGTAATAGATCAAATTTTTGGTATTAGTTATGTATTAGCTATTGTACACCATATCGGGTTTAGTGCTTTAGTAGGGTTATTTTTAGTAGGGCCTTTTAATGTGTTAGAGAATTTTAAACCTCAATTAGGTTTTAATTTTTGTTTTGTAATGCTATTAATCTTATTAAGTATAGAGTCTGCTCTAATAGGTTATTTTACAATAACTTACGTGCCTTTAGGCGCTAACATACTTGGGTATAGCTTTAATGATATTATTTCTACGGTATTAAAGTCAGGAGGCTTTTCGGGGTATGCAATTATTGCATTTGCTTTTATGGCTTTTGTGTTTTATCATCTTTTCAAATTCACAAAAACATTTTATAAATATATAAGCAAATTATTTCCATTCACCTTTATATTATTAAGCTTGTTTTTAGCCACTTTAATGACGGCCAGAAAACCTATTAATGATAATAAAACACAATACATGTTTTATAATTTAATAGCAGCAGCATTTGGTAACTCTTCTTATGAATCAGATATTGAATACCCTTTGTTGAAAAATACAGAACATACAGATGTTTTAGGCGATTATTTTAATTTACAAGAACAGAAACCAAACTTAGTTTTTGTTATAGTAGAGGGTTTAGGGGCTGATTTTGTTGGTGATAAGGCAGAATTTGGTGGTTTTACACCTTATATAGATGGCTTACTTGAAAAATCATTATACTGGGATAATTTTTTAAGTAATACAGGGAGGAATTACGGTGTTATTCCTTCTTTATTAGGCTCTTTGCCGTTTGGTGAAAACGGATTTATGGATGTAGAGGATATGCCAAATAAAAATACATTGTTTAGTATTTTAAAAAATAACGGTTACCGTACATCGTTTTACATGGGATCTAATAGTTCTTTTAATAATATGGATAATTTTCTTAAAAGTGAAAATATCGATTATATTTTAGACAGAAGTAAATTTGAGTTAGCATATGAATTGCAACCTTCAGATGCTGCAGGTGCTTCGTGGGGTTATCCTGACAAGGAATTATATAAAAAAGCATTTTCAGTTTATAATACAGAAAAACAACCAAAATTAGATGTTTTCATGACCTTAACAGCTCATGAACCATTTATACCACCAAATGAAGAGTATTACGAGAACAAAGTTGAAGAAATTTTAGTTTCAAAATCAAAATTTAATGATAGAACAAAAAAAATCATAAATAACAATAAAGGTGTTTTTGGTAGTCTTTTATATGGGGATGAAGCTTTACGTGATTTTATGACTACTTACAAGTCAAAACCAGAATTTAATAATACCATATTTATTATTACTGGAGACCATAGGTTAGTACCTGTGCCTCAAGACAATGGTTTAAGTCGTTTTCATGTACCGTTTATGATGTACAGTCCGATGTTAAAATCGGCAAAAAAAATAAGTTCAGTGTCATCTCATTTTGATGTTGTACCAACATTGATAGCAATGCTCTCTAAAAAATATGATATAGATGTTCCGTTGCAAACAGCTTGGCTGGGTAATGGCATTGATATGAATGAAAATTTCAGAATTAATAAAAACATTGCGTTAATGCGCAATAAAAATGAATTGAAAGATTTTATTTCAAACGAACACTTTTATTCAGATGGTGATATGTATACTATTCTTGATAATTTAAAACTACAAGAATCTGAAATAGATGATAGTAGCCTAAATTATTTATTAAATAATTTTAAGTCTGTAAATACATATGTTACTCAACAAAATAAAGTTATTCCTAATAGTTTAGTGATCTATAAGATGAAAAGAGAAAACTTTTCTAAAGCTGAGATGGTATGGATTAATAGTCAGTTTAATGGTAATGATTATGATAACGCATATAACACCGCACGTCAATTAGCATTTAATAAAGACTTTGATAAGGCTATTTTACTGTTGAAATTTATTTTATCAAAAGTACCCACTCAAATAGATGCAAAAATACTAATGGGGAGAGCAAATGCTTGGCAGGGCGATTATAATGAGGCAGAACTTATTTTTAAAGAATGTTTAGTGACAAACCCTTCATATCACGATACATATTGTGCACTGTTAGACGTTTGGTATTGGTCAGATAATAACGAAGAAGTAATTGGAATATCTAAAGAAATTAAAAAAAATAATATTGATAATGCAGAATTAAATTTAAAAGTAGAAAGAGCTTTTTTACAACTTAAAAATAAAGAGGAAGTAGTAAGTACAGCTAAAGTTAATCTTAAAAAAGAGGCAGAATTAGCTTCTGCACAGTAA
- a CDS encoding DEAD/DEAH box helicase — MSFKKLQPELKEALENLEIKEPTVFQKNVLSKIKGGASLYGIAPDGAGKSTAIVIATLQKLECKAFEDAPRALIFVRDKQEALTLAGEFEKFTKRMDIRVYCAYDEQNLEDQRADIYDGVDVVIATPKRLNKIFFLNGINLSQLKLFMVDDAEFLVKASAYSDLIRTPESLEKCQYIVFSTVFDERMERLRSIFMYNAHIIETK, encoded by the coding sequence ATGTCATTTAAAAAATTACAACCTGAATTAAAAGAAGCTTTAGAAAACTTAGAGATAAAAGAACCTACAGTTTTTCAAAAAAATGTTCTTTCTAAAATAAAAGGAGGTGCTAGTTTATATGGTATAGCACCTGATGGAGCTGGTAAAAGTACTGCAATAGTTATAGCTACACTTCAAAAATTAGAGTGTAAGGCTTTTGAAGATGCTCCGAGAGCATTAATTTTTGTGAGAGATAAACAAGAAGCTTTAACTCTTGCAGGCGAATTTGAAAAGTTTACAAAAAGAATGGATATTAGAGTTTATTGTGCTTACGATGAACAAAACCTAGAAGACCAAAGGGCAGATATTTATGATGGAGTAGATGTTGTAATAGCAACACCAAAACGATTGAATAAAATTTTCTTTTTAAATGGTATTAACTTAAGTCAGTTAAAATTATTCATGGTAGATGATGCTGAGTTTTTGGTAAAAGCTAGTGCGTATTCAGATTTAATTAGAACACCTGAAAGTCTTGAAAAATGTCAATATATTGTGTTCTCTACTGTTTTTGATGAAAGAATGGAGCGTTTGAGAAGTATTTTTATGTATAATGCTCATATTATAGAAACAAAATAA
- a CDS encoding 1,4-dihydroxy-2-naphthoyl-CoA synthase, translating into MKEIDWKTVKEFEDITYKKCNGVARIAFNRPNVRNAFRPKTTSELYQAFYDAQEDTSIGVILLSAEGPSTKDGIYSFCSGGDQKARGHKGYVGEDGMHRLNILEVQRLIRFMPKAVIAVVPGWAVGGGHSLHVVCDLTLASKEHAIFKQTDADVTSFDGGYGSAYLAKMVGQKKAREIFFLGRNYSAQEAFEMGMVNAVIPHDELENTAYQWAQEILEKSPTSIKMLKFAMNLTDDGMVGQQVFAGEATRLAYMTDEAKEGRNAFLEKRKPDFGKNNWIP; encoded by the coding sequence ATGAAAGAAATCGACTGGAAAACTGTTAAAGAGTTTGAAGATATAACCTATAAAAAATGCAATGGTGTTGCTCGTATAGCATTCAACAGGCCAAATGTACGTAATGCTTTCAGGCCAAAAACTACGAGTGAGTTGTATCAGGCTTTTTATGATGCGCAAGAAGATACCTCAATAGGGGTTATTTTACTTTCCGCAGAAGGCCCATCTACTAAAGATGGTATCTATTCATTTTGTAGTGGTGGCGATCAAAAAGCAAGGGGTCATAAAGGCTATGTTGGTGAAGATGGTATGCATCGTTTAAATATATTAGAAGTACAACGTTTAATTCGTTTTATGCCTAAAGCTGTAATTGCTGTTGTGCCAGGTTGGGCAGTAGGTGGTGGTCATAGTTTACACGTAGTCTGCGATTTAACTTTAGCAAGTAAAGAGCATGCTATTTTTAAACAAACAGATGCCGATGTTACTAGTTTTGATGGTGGTTATGGTTCTGCTTATTTAGCTAAAATGGTAGGGCAGAAGAAGGCAAGAGAAATTTTCTTTTTAGGTCGTAATTATTCTGCTCAAGAAGCGTTCGAAATGGGTATGGTAAACGCAGTTATTCCTCATGATGAGTTAGAAAATACAGCATACCAATGGGCTCAAGAAATATTAGAAAAATCGCCTACATCTATTAAAATGTTGAAATTTGCAATGAATTTGACTGATGATGGTATGGTGGGGCAGCAGGTATTTGCTGGTGAGGCTACACGTTTAGCCTATATGACAGATGAAGCTAAAGAAGGTAGAAATGCATTTTTAGAAAAACGTAAGCCTGATTTTGGTAAAAACAATTGGATTCCATAA
- a CDS encoding DEAD/DEAH box helicase has translation MKLQQNVSEKKLYDYQEKDLNEIFDYLNESEDNVNLLYQLPTGGGKTVVFSEICRRFISERKKKVVVLTHRIELGAQTSRMLNGFGVKNKIINSNVKELVDQNEYMCFVAMVETLNNRIQEEKIEINNIGLVIIDEAHYNSFRKLFKYFDKAIILGVTATPLSSNIKLPMKDNYKKLIIGESIQSLIDKNFLAKADVYNKDVSLKTLKLGVGGDYTVKSSDELYGNYNMLSKLVSTYEDVALGTKTLIFNNGINTSKYVYETFKKAGYNIRHLDNKNNATERKEILQWFSNTPDAILTSVSILTTGFDEPTVETIILNRATKSLTLYFQMIGRGSRILPNKDSFTVLDMGNNVARFGMWDAPIDWKEIFLFPDFYLENIKNDEDIEREFVYEMPDKLKAKFANSTHLTFDVKEEYQKVFDAGKKSKLVLELSLDQHAKICIENSEDVFDARILAKQLKDDIEYRVRLYSYCIMNNTKNYKEWLAEDYERKLRLRISQKFSDKL, from the coding sequence TTGAAATTACAACAAAACGTTTCTGAAAAAAAACTTTACGATTACCAAGAGAAGGATTTAAATGAGATTTTTGATTATTTAAATGAGTCTGAAGATAATGTGAATTTATTATATCAGCTGCCTACAGGTGGCGGTAAAACTGTGGTTTTTTCTGAAATTTGTCGCCGTTTTATCAGTGAAAGAAAGAAAAAAGTAGTTGTACTTACACATCGAATAGAACTTGGAGCTCAAACATCAAGGATGTTGAATGGGTTTGGAGTAAAAAACAAAATTATTAACAGCAATGTAAAAGAGCTGGTAGACCAAAACGAGTACATGTGTTTTGTTGCTATGGTTGAAACGTTAAACAACAGAATTCAAGAAGAAAAAATTGAAATAAATAATATAGGACTAGTAATTATTGATGAAGCACATTATAATTCGTTCCGAAAACTCTTTAAATATTTCGATAAGGCAATTATATTAGGGGTAACGGCAACGCCGCTGAGCTCTAATATAAAACTACCGATGAAAGATAATTACAAAAAGCTAATTATCGGAGAATCTATACAATCGTTAATCGATAAAAACTTTTTGGCAAAGGCTGATGTTTACAATAAAGATGTAAGCTTAAAAACACTGAAATTAGGTGTTGGTGGCGATTATACGGTAAAATCATCTGATGAGTTGTACGGTAATTACAATATGCTTAGTAAGTTAGTTTCTACTTATGAAGATGTTGCTTTAGGTACCAAAACTTTGATTTTCAATAACGGAATCAATACCTCAAAATATGTATACGAAACCTTTAAAAAAGCAGGTTATAATATTCGTCACTTAGATAATAAAAATAACGCTACAGAGCGTAAAGAAATTTTACAGTGGTTTTCAAATACACCCGATGCTATTTTAACTTCTGTAAGTATTTTAACTACTGGTTTTGATGAGCCAACAGTAGAAACAATTATTTTAAATAGAGCAACAAAGTCGTTAACCTTATACTTTCAAATGATTGGTAGAGGGTCACGTATTTTACCAAATAAAGATAGTTTTACGGTGTTAGACATGGGTAATAACGTTGCCCGTTTTGGTATGTGGGATGCCCCTATAGATTGGAAAGAAATTTTCTTGTTTCCAGATTTTTACTTGGAGAATATTAAGAATGATGAAGATATTGAGCGTGAGTTTGTTTATGAAATGCCTGATAAGTTAAAAGCCAAGTTCGCAAATTCTACCCACTTAACTTTTGATGTAAAAGAAGAATATCAAAAAGTATTTGATGCAGGTAAAAAATCGAAATTAGTTTTAGAACTTAGCTTAGATCAGCATGCAAAAATATGTATTGAAAATAGCGAAGATGTTTTTGATGCACGTATTCTAGCCAAACAATTAAAAGATGATATAGAATATCGAGTTCGCTTGTACTCGTACTGTATTATGAATAATACAAAGAATTATAAAGAGTGGTTAGCTGAAGATTATGAGCGTAAATTACGTTTAAGAATTTCTCAAAAGTTTTCAGATAAGTTATAA
- a CDS encoding glycosyltransferase, which translates to MQKVLFIGVNWPEPSTAAGTRIMKLIHTFLNNKNEVTFASTAAESELSFDLNKLELTKASIKLNDSSFDIFIAGLAPTVVVYDRFLTEEQFGWRVTENAPNAVKILDTEDLHSLRTVRQKLFKNKQDFSVDAWLQEDVTKREIASIYRCDISLVISSFEMQLLKEHLKIDSSLLLHLPFMVDAISNEVFQSYPSFKERKDFICIGNGKHAPNVDAIIWLKTTIWPLIKKQLPEANLHIYGSYFPQQVVQMHKPNEGFYVEGFTADLENTFTNARINLAPLRFGAGLKGKLIDGMRFGTPNITTKIGVEGMAGALPFNGRVSDDAVAFAANAVLLYKSEEQFSIAQQNGKDILNQLYNLDAISERFINAVQTVTENLKKHRASNFIGSLLQHQTMQSSKFMSKWIEIKNLKNM; encoded by the coding sequence ATGCAAAAAGTACTCTTTATAGGTGTTAATTGGCCAGAACCCTCTACAGCAGCAGGTACGCGAATCATGAAATTGATTCATACCTTTTTAAATAATAAAAATGAAGTTACTTTCGCTAGTACCGCAGCTGAATCAGAATTATCGTTTGACTTAAATAAGCTTGAGCTTACTAAAGCTAGTATTAAATTAAACGATTCTAGTTTCGATATATTTATAGCTGGTTTAGCGCCAACTGTGGTAGTTTACGATCGTTTTTTAACAGAAGAACAGTTTGGTTGGCGTGTTACTGAAAATGCACCAAATGCAGTAAAAATACTAGATACTGAAGATTTACACAGTCTTAGAACTGTTCGTCAAAAGCTTTTTAAAAATAAACAAGATTTTTCGGTAGATGCTTGGCTTCAAGAAGATGTGACAAAGCGAGAAATTGCAAGCATTTATCGTTGTGATATTTCATTAGTTATTTCAAGTTTTGAAATGCAACTTTTAAAAGAGCATTTAAAGATAGACTCCAGTTTATTATTGCATTTACCGTTTATGGTTGATGCTATTTCAAACGAAGTTTTTCAATCATACCCATCATTTAAAGAGCGAAAAGATTTTATCTGTATAGGTAACGGCAAACATGCACCCAATGTAGATGCTATTATTTGGCTAAAAACTACTATTTGGCCTTTAATTAAAAAGCAACTTCCGGAGGCTAATCTACATATTTACGGCTCTTATTTTCCACAGCAAGTGGTGCAAATGCATAAACCGAACGAAGGCTTTTATGTAGAAGGTTTTACAGCTGATTTAGAAAATACTTTTACAAATGCACGAATAAATTTGGCTCCATTGCGTTTTGGTGCAGGTTTAAAAGGTAAGTTGATAGATGGTATGCGCTTTGGAACACCAAATATCACTACCAAAATAGGAGTAGAAGGTATGGCAGGTGCATTACCTTTTAATGGCAGAGTATCAGATGATGCAGTCGCTTTTGCAGCCAATGCAGTTTTGCTCTATAAAAGTGAAGAGCAATTTAGTATAGCACAACAAAATGGTAAAGACATTTTAAACCAATTGTATAATTTAGATGCTATATCAGAACGTTTTATAAACGCAGTGCAAACTGTAACTGAAAATTTAAAAAAACACAGAGCTTCTAATTTTATAGGTAGTTTATTACAACACCAAACTATGCAGAGCAGTAAATTTATGTCGAAATGGATTGAAATTAAGAATTTGAAAAATATGTAA
- a CDS encoding RNA polymerase sigma factor RpoD/SigA, with translation MRQLKIIKQVTNRESKSLDKYLQDISKIDLITANEEVDLAQRIREGDQVALEKLTTANLRFVVSVAKQYQNQGLTLPDLINEGNVGLVKAAKRFDETRGFKFISYAVWWIRQSILQALAEQSRIVRLPLNKIGSINKIKKAFSYLEQAHERPPSEDEIAKELELSVSEVRQSLKNTGRHVSMDAPLLEGEDSNLYNVIGSGDSPNPDKLLLQQSLNIEINRALETLSQREADVVKLYYGIGDQHSMTLEEIGQTFDLTRERVRQIREKAIRKLKHNSRSKILKTYLG, from the coding sequence ATGAGGCAGCTAAAGATAATTAAGCAGGTTACGAATAGAGAATCAAAATCGTTAGATAAGTACTTGCAAGATATCAGTAAAATTGATTTAATTACTGCTAATGAAGAGGTAGATTTAGCGCAGCGTATACGTGAAGGAGATCAGGTTGCATTAGAAAAATTAACAACAGCTAACTTACGTTTTGTTGTATCTGTTGCAAAACAATATCAAAACCAAGGATTAACTTTACCTGATTTAATTAACGAAGGAAACGTTGGTTTAGTAAAAGCTGCAAAACGTTTTGATGAAACTAGAGGTTTTAAATTTATATCATATGCTGTATGGTGGATTAGACAATCAATTTTACAGGCACTAGCTGAACAATCGAGAATTGTAAGGTTACCTTTAAACAAAATTGGCTCTATTAATAAAATTAAGAAAGCTTTTTCTTATTTAGAACAAGCACATGAAAGACCTCCTTCTGAAGATGAAATTGCAAAAGAATTAGAGCTTAGCGTTTCTGAAGTTAGACAGTCTTTAAAAAATACAGGTAGACACGTATCAATGGATGCTCCTTTACTTGAAGGAGAAGATTCTAACTTATATAATGTAATTGGTTCTGGCGATTCGCCTAACCCTGACAAGTTGCTTTTACAACAATCTTTAAACATTGAAATAAATAGAGCTCTTGAAACATTATCGCAACGTGAAGCTGATGTTGTTAAGTTATATTATGGTATCGGAGACCAACATTCAATGACTTTAGAAGAAATTGGACAAACTTTTGATTTAACAAGAGAAAGAGTTCGTCAAATACGAGAAAAAGCTATTAGAAAGCTTAAGCATAACTCTCGAAGTAAGATTTTAAAAACTTATTTAGGTTAA
- a CDS encoding glycosyltransferase produces the protein MDSSFFSLLLDYINIVFFVFTTVLFTLFTVMGYLSTRNSIHYKNKNSFGDLSKVMASPLAPSLTIVAPAYNEGMTIVENIRSLLSLKYVNYEVMVVNDGSKDDTLQKMIDAYDLIKIEQEIDPNWQSKPIRGIYKSKQQSFSKLTVIDKENGGKSDALNTGMHLSENQYIGCIDVDCLLLPDALLHVVKSFYQRTEKRVIAVGGVIRVANSCVINGGALEEIRLPKNWLAKFQLLEYTRSFLLGRMAFGRMDSLLIISGAFGFFDREIALACGGYDTGTVGEDMEIVFRMRRYMVENKQPHTIEYIPDPLCWTEVPESRKILVNQRDRWSRGNFETLLKHREMFFNPKYGRLGMISYPYWFFYEWLAPLLEFFGFFSIILFYYLGILNVEFFIAITSMIYLYSIMFSFYAILWEVYSYNEYTKVKDILTLMGCALIEPFVFHPIVVFAAVRGNYKKLFKIQSGWGTITRKGFAKTTT, from the coding sequence ATGGATAGTAGTTTTTTTTCTTTGCTACTTGATTATATAAATATTGTCTTTTTCGTATTTACAACGGTCTTGTTTACATTATTTACCGTAATGGGGTATTTATCCACACGAAATTCAATTCATTATAAAAACAAGAATAGTTTTGGAGATTTATCTAAAGTAATGGCTTCACCATTAGCACCAAGCCTTACTATAGTTGCTCCTGCATATAATGAAGGAATGACGATTGTTGAAAACATAAGATCATTATTATCATTAAAATATGTGAACTACGAAGTAATGGTAGTTAATGATGGTAGTAAAGATGATACGTTACAAAAAATGATTGATGCCTATGATCTTATTAAAATTGAACAAGAAATAGATCCTAACTGGCAATCAAAACCAATAAGGGGTATATACAAATCAAAACAACAATCATTTTCTAAATTAACGGTAATTGATAAAGAAAATGGTGGTAAGTCTGATGCGTTAAATACAGGTATGCATCTTTCTGAAAATCAATATATTGGTTGTATAGATGTTGATTGTTTATTACTTCCGGATGCTTTGTTGCATGTGGTGAAATCATTTTATCAAAGAACAGAAAAAAGAGTAATTGCTGTTGGTGGTGTTATTAGAGTTGCAAATTCATGCGTTATAAATGGTGGTGCTTTAGAAGAAATTAGATTGCCTAAGAATTGGTTAGCAAAATTTCAATTACTTGAGTACACAAGATCTTTTTTATTGGGTAGAATGGCTTTTGGTAGAATGGATAGTTTGTTAATTATTTCAGGAGCTTTTGGTTTTTTTGATAGAGAAATTGCATTAGCATGCGGTGGTTATGATACTGGTACTGTTGGCGAAGACATGGAAATTGTTTTTAGAATGAGAAGGTATATGGTTGAAAATAAGCAACCACATACAATTGAATACATCCCGGATCCTTTATGTTGGACAGAAGTACCTGAAAGTAGAAAAATACTTGTAAATCAAAGAGATAGATGGTCTAGAGGAAACTTTGAGACCTTATTAAAGCATCGCGAAATGTTTTTTAATCCAAAATATGGGAGGTTAGGGATGATTAGTTATCCTTATTGGTTTTTTTACGAATGGCTTGCTCCCTTATTAGAATTTTTTGGTTTCTTTTCAATAATTCTATTTTACTATTTAGGAATATTGAATGTTGAATTTTTTATAGCCATTACGTCAATGATTTATTTGTATTCTATAATGTTTAGTTTTTATGCGATACTGTGGGAAGTATACTCATATAACGAATACACTAAAGTTAAAGATATTTTAACCTTAATGGGGTGTGCTCTTATCGAGCCTTTTGTTTTTCATCCGATTGTAGTTTTTGCGGCAGTGCGCGGTAATTATAAAAAATTATTCAAAATCCAATCTGGTTGGGGTACTATTACCCGAAAAGGATTTGCTAAAACAACAACGTAA